In the Sporolituus thermophilus DSM 23256 genome, one interval contains:
- a CDS encoding 3D domain-containing protein: protein MRQLKKITLAAVLTLLMLLFAAVAFAAPGDKLLRQGDQGEDVQYLQKMLADKGYYAGAIDGVFGGATMRAVLDFQRDNGLVADGVVGNDTLRYLERAAVEPSRYSRVLTMVATAYTRFDDGNGSYTYRGNLLRKGLAAVDPAVIPLGTRLYIPGYGYAIADDIGGAIKGNKIDLAFESREEALQFGRQHVTVYVLD from the coding sequence GTGAGACAATTGAAAAAAATTACCCTTGCAGCGGTACTTACTCTGCTCATGCTGCTATTTGCCGCAGTTGCCTTTGCTGCGCCGGGGGATAAACTACTTCGCCAAGGCGACCAGGGAGAAGATGTGCAGTACCTTCAAAAAATGTTAGCCGATAAAGGCTACTATGCCGGGGCAATTGACGGCGTTTTTGGCGGTGCCACTATGCGTGCGGTGCTGGATTTTCAGCGTGATAACGGACTAGTGGCCGATGGCGTTGTCGGAAACGACACTCTCCGCTATTTAGAACGGGCAGCGGTTGAACCTAGCCGGTATAGTAGGGTTCTAACCATGGTAGCTACTGCTTATACTCGTTTTGATGACGGCAATGGTAGCTATACTTATCGTGGCAATTTACTGCGCAAAGGTTTGGCTGCCGTGGACCCGGCGGTCATTCCGCTCGGTACGCGCCTATATATTCCAGGATACGGCTATGCTATCGCTGATGACATTGGCGGGGCGATAAAAGGCAACAAAATCGACCTTGCCTTTGAAAGTCGGGAAGAAGCACTACAGTTTGGAAGACAACACGTAACGGTTTATGTACTTGATTGA